Genomic segment of Malus domestica chromosome 15, GDT2T_hap1:
AATTTAGCTTAATATGAGAAAAAACCTAaacaaaattattaattaaaaaaatataagacCAAATCCCCTAATTAAAAAGACCCAATAGATCAAGAGATGGAATCTTAATAAATTGACAGTGAAAATGGCAGTTGGGAGGCTTTCCCCATTTTAGCTAGGGCTCAAAGGTTGGGTACGGCTTTCCAGAACTGTCGCTGGTCTTGGGTGCCAAGATCAGCCAATATGGCAGCGGATGTTCTTGCGTCAGCTGGTCTTACGGAGATGTGTGATATTATGTGGGTTGATAGACCCCCATCTTCGTTAGTTCATATTTTATGTAGTGATGGTCTTCCTTGTCCTCATTAGTCGTTTATGGTGGGTTGGGGTGACGCTTTTACTGTGTGTTAGTGTTTGTGGTTTGTATCCCCGCTCActgctttgttttgtgtttagtTTCGTTGTGTTTACCTCGGAGTAGGCTTTCTTGTTTCTGTTTAGCTTCTTAACCTTGGgttgttcaaaaataaaaaataaattgacagTGATAAATGGATATAAAGATCGATCTATGGTTTGCTCTCATCTGAATTCTCTCACGTACACAGAAAGCCATAAAGCTAGAGAGACAAGGACAAGGAGAGCGTGATAATTATAGTTAATCATCTTAGGAGAGAGAATAATCtatctttttattaattaccAAATCTTATTCAATAAACACACGTACTTTGAGTTTCAAATCTCTTCGTCCTTGTCTCTtatccaaaacaaacaaacaaaattttcagaaataaaataaactgacagttttttttttttttgaccaaCTATTTTAtctaaactaaaaagaaaaagaacatgAACTTAGTCTCATAATGAGTTAATAATAAAATGATTCTAATtcactttggacgaaaattaaacGTAAAACTTTTCACTTATACGTAAAGAAAACCGTAGTAGTAaacgataaaaaaataaaccgaGAGTTAAAAAGAATGATTGATAACGAAAGCAGTAGTCGGATTAAAAAGTGATTTTGTAAGGAAAaaaaagtagagagagaaagtgtaaATTCGGACAAACAGCCAGACAGacggaggagagagaaggaagagagaaagagtcaCATGGCATGTGAGCAAACCCTTTGTATGTCCACTTGATATATACTCTTCTTACCTTCCTTTGTCCGACTTTtgactctctgtctctctcctctccttctCTCACTAGCAGCTGTAGCTTCTGAGCTCTCTCTAATGGCAGACCTCAGAACCTAAAACCAAACCCCTTCTTCTTTCACCAccacctcaaaacccaaaatatgATATCCCACAAGTCCATTTCTCACTTCCCCTTCCCCTtctgcctcctcctcctcctcctcttcgtcCTCCCTCTGCCACCCACCTCTGCAACTCCGCCCACCTCCTCCTTTTACAGAGACACCCAGCAACTCCTCAGCTTCAAATCCTCCCTTCCAACCCCAACCCTCCTCTCCAACTGGCTCCCCAACCAAAACCCATGTTCCTTTTCTGGTATATCCTGCAAAGCAACCAGGGTTTCGTCCATAGACCTCTCCTCCTTCTCCCTCGCCACAAATCTGACTGTTGTTTCCACGTTCCTCATGACCCTCGACTCCcttgaatctctctctctcaattcagCCTCTCTCTCCGGCTCTATCTCCCTCCACTTCCCTCCCAGAACCAAGTGCAGCCCTCACCTCACCTCCTTAGATCTGGCTCACAACTCCCTTTCCGGCCCTCTTTCAGACGTCCCCGACTTCGCCGCCGCTTGCTCCGCCTTGACCTTCCTCAACCTCTCCTCAAACTCTCTCGTTTTACCCACCAAACCATCCTCCTCCGCCTTCCCCCTCCGCACCCTCCAAGTTCTCGATCTTTCTTACAACAAGATTACAGGCCCCAACGTCGTCCGTTGGATCTTATCCGACGGTTGCGGTGACTTGCAGAGGTTGGTTTTGAAGGGGAACAAAATCTCCGGCGAGATGAGCGTTGTGTCCACCTGCAGCAAGCTGGAGCACTTGGACTTGTCCTCCAACAACTTCTCCATTTCTCTTCCGTCTTTCGGGGATTGCTCGGCTTTGGACCACCTTGACATATCTGGCAACAAGTTTTCTGGCGACATTGGTCGAGCTATCTCCTCCTGCAAGCAGCTCAGTTTCATGAACCTCTCCATGAACCACTTCGACGGTCCGATTCCGGCCATGCCCACCAACAGCTTGAAGTTCCTGTCCCTTGGAGGTAATAGGTTTCAAGGTATAATTCCTGTGAGCTTAATGGATTCGTGTGCAGAGCTTGTGGAGCTCGATCTGTCGGCTAATAGCCTTTCGGGTTCGGTTCCTGATGCACTGAGCTCTTGTTCTTCGTTGGAATCGCTGGACATATCCACCAATAACTTTTCTGGTGAGTTGCCCGTTGAGATTTTGATGAAGCTCACCAACTTAAAGGCTGTGTCGCTTTCTTTCAACAATTTCTTTGGTCCTCTGCCCAATTCTCTGTCTAAGCTCGCGACATTGGAGAGCTTGGATCTCAGCTCCAACAATTTGTCTGGGTCAATCCCAGCTGGGCTCTGCGGGGATCCTAGCAACAGCTGGAAGGAGCTGTACCTTCAGAACAATCTGTTTACCGGCACGATCCCTCCGTCTTTGAGCAACTGTTCTCAGCTTGTTTCTCTTGATTTGAGCTTCAATTACCTCAAGGGCACCATCCCTTCGAGCTTGGGGTCGTTGTCGAAGCTTCGCGATTTGAACATTTGGTTGAACCAGCTGAGTGGGGAAATCCCACAAGAGCTGATGTACCTTGGGTCGCTTCAGAATCTCATTCTGGACTTCAACGACCTTACGGGGTCGATTCCTATCGGTTTAAGCAACTGCACCAATTTGAATTGGATTTCATTGGCTAACAACAAGTTGAGTGGTGAGGTTCCCGGGTGGATTGGGAAGCTTCCAAAGCTAGCAATACTCAAGCTCAGTAACAACTCATTCTCTGGTGATATTCCCCCGGAGCTCGGTGACTGTAAGAGCTTGATATGGTTGGATCTCAATTCCAACTTGTTGAATGGCACAATCCCTCCTTCACTTTTCAAGCAATCCGGAAACATTGCAGTGAATTTTGTTGCTTCCAAAACGTATGTATATATCAAGAATGATGGTAGCAAGGAGTGCCATGGAGCAGGAAATTTGCTCGAGTTTGCGGGTATCAGAGCCGAGCAACTGAACAGGATTTCGACAAGAAATCCCTGCAACTTCACTAGAGTTTACAGAGGTAGTCTCCAACCAACGTTTAACCATAATGGTTCTATGATTTTTCTTGATCTTTCGCATAACTCCTTGTCCGGTAGCATTCCCAAAGAGATTGGGAGCATGTACTATCTCTATATTTT
This window contains:
- the LOC103454204 gene encoding systemin receptor SR160, yielding MISHKSISHFPFPFCLLLLLLFVLPLPPTSATPPTSSFYRDTQQLLSFKSSLPTPTLLSNWLPNQNPCSFSGISCKATRVSSIDLSSFSLATNLTVVSTFLMTLDSLESLSLNSASLSGSISLHFPPRTKCSPHLTSLDLAHNSLSGPLSDVPDFAAACSALTFLNLSSNSLVLPTKPSSSAFPLRTLQVLDLSYNKITGPNVVRWILSDGCGDLQRLVLKGNKISGEMSVVSTCSKLEHLDLSSNNFSISLPSFGDCSALDHLDISGNKFSGDIGRAISSCKQLSFMNLSMNHFDGPIPAMPTNSLKFLSLGGNRFQGIIPVSLMDSCAELVELDLSANSLSGSVPDALSSCSSLESLDISTNNFSGELPVEILMKLTNLKAVSLSFNNFFGPLPNSLSKLATLESLDLSSNNLSGSIPAGLCGDPSNSWKELYLQNNLFTGTIPPSLSNCSQLVSLDLSFNYLKGTIPSSLGSLSKLRDLNIWLNQLSGEIPQELMYLGSLQNLILDFNDLTGSIPIGLSNCTNLNWISLANNKLSGEVPGWIGKLPKLAILKLSNNSFSGDIPPELGDCKSLIWLDLNSNLLNGTIPPSLFKQSGNIAVNFVASKTYVYIKNDGSKECHGAGNLLEFAGIRAEQLNRISTRNPCNFTRVYRGSLQPTFNHNGSMIFLDLSHNSLSGSIPKEIGSMYYLYILNLGHNNISGSIPQELGKMTSLNILDLSSNSLAGTIPPALSGLTLLTEIDLSNNLLSGMIPQLGQFETFPAYRFANNSGLCGYPLASCGGALGPNATAHQKSHRREASLAGSVAMGLLISLFCIFGLFIVAIETKKRRKKKELALDVHIDSLNQSGTANGWKLTGAREALSINLATFEKPLQKLTFADLLEATNGFHDNSLIGKGGFGDVYKAQLKDGSVVAIKKLIHISGQGDREFTAEMETIGKIKHRNLVPLLGYCKVGEERLLVYEYMKYGSLDDVLHEPKKAGIKLNWAARRKIAIGSARGLAFLHHNCIPHIIHRDMKSSNVLVDENLEARVSDFGMARLMSAMDTHLSVSTLAGTPGYVPPEYYQSFRCSTKGDVYSYGVVLLELLTGRRPTDSADFGDNNLVGWVKQHAKLKISDVFDPELMKEDASLEIELLQHLKVACACLDDRPWLRPTMIQVMLKLKEIQAGSGMDSQSTIATDDDGVFGGVEMVEMSIKEVPESKQ